Proteins from one uncultured Desulfuromonas sp. genomic window:
- the fliJ gene encoding flagellar export protein FliJ, with amino-acid sequence MKPFKLQVVLDHRQRLVDQARQHLAKALQDETNAVDAVTECRQNLDQVAQEYEQRQQQGMLAHEFMLYENQLNHQRERLERLEEQVVMARQHTLTCRKALEEAGREKKLLEKVKEKQQRAEIKEQKRREMAEIDEIAIMFRDEDES; translated from the coding sequence ATGAAACCTTTCAAGCTTCAGGTTGTCCTGGATCATCGCCAACGCCTTGTTGATCAGGCCCGCCAACACCTGGCAAAAGCGCTTCAGGATGAGACGAACGCTGTCGATGCCGTGACGGAGTGTCGCCAGAACCTTGACCAGGTTGCACAGGAGTATGAACAACGTCAGCAGCAAGGCATGTTGGCTCATGAATTCATGCTCTACGAAAACCAGCTTAATCACCAGCGTGAGCGCTTGGAGCGGCTGGAGGAGCAGGTGGTCATGGCTCGGCAGCATACGTTGACATGCCGTAAAGCCCTTGAAGAGGCGGGGCGTGAAAAAAAATTGCTCGAAAAGGTCAAGGAAAAGCAACAACGAGCCGAAATAAAAGAACAGAAACGACGTGAGATGGCGGAGATTGATGAAATTGCCATTATGTTTCGAGATGAGGATGAGTCATGA
- a CDS encoding flagellar hook-length control protein FliK, protein MQTLPIATQAVASKSTSTRTGNSGSDTRDFLPTLNKAEAKNATRTEPSESRRSAPETTSRHDAKSQRRSQDHEARQAQRDQDADTAVSEDVASKVDEQQETAQVSEGQEAGSEELADKDAVDDTLNAIAATPDAEALPAEEIVAAEGGQDEGVVADADVAAETSADELAAELVGPRVHEERQPQAAGLNRTAETKTVQTVQGASDPSAADGESLDEVQLAQKIKEQLVQPASIKAESVQVAAQTMDQPKNINQVQVEEVDGVAGLNPEGEDATGKITDPRFASLLNRQDVETVLRQRQTPAQVAANPNGLSANGGEKVAETMLNATTGDNEATVEMAPAKTNVAVDALLQRAAGDATPQTDSHQAVAHTAQQQAPSATSSTFAPGQRPAVNVPDSHIVNQTVEHLSIHARGESSSVTVRLHPEELGELQLRMVMEGDQLKVHLHAQSQQVQDVLERNFPRLRDALQDQGVTVEDFQVSVDSGGAQQQQSFSQQGHNSGQGPVAVTMDADMMAQVAEVVPGAAIDSSPGISVRI, encoded by the coding sequence ATGCAAACTCTACCGATTGCGACCCAGGCAGTGGCCTCAAAGTCGACCTCGACGCGAACCGGTAACTCCGGCTCCGACACCCGTGACTTTCTGCCCACCCTGAATAAAGCTGAAGCAAAAAACGCCACTCGCACAGAGCCGAGTGAGTCCCGCCGCTCTGCGCCGGAAACCACGTCACGACATGACGCCAAATCACAGCGCCGTAGCCAAGACCACGAAGCGCGCCAAGCTCAGCGTGATCAGGATGCCGACACTGCGGTGTCGGAAGATGTTGCATCCAAGGTTGATGAACAGCAGGAAACAGCTCAAGTTTCAGAGGGACAGGAAGCGGGTTCAGAAGAGCTTGCGGATAAAGATGCTGTCGACGATACCCTGAACGCGATTGCCGCCACTCCTGATGCCGAAGCTTTGCCCGCCGAAGAGATCGTGGCTGCAGAGGGTGGTCAGGATGAGGGCGTTGTTGCCGATGCTGACGTGGCTGCAGAGACCTCGGCTGACGAGCTTGCTGCCGAACTGGTTGGACCGCGTGTTCATGAAGAACGTCAGCCGCAGGCTGCTGGTCTGAATCGTACGGCTGAGACCAAAACGGTCCAGACGGTGCAAGGAGCGTCAGATCCCAGCGCTGCGGACGGCGAGTCTCTTGATGAGGTCCAACTGGCCCAGAAAATCAAAGAACAGTTGGTCCAGCCAGCCTCCATTAAAGCCGAATCCGTCCAGGTTGCGGCGCAAACCATGGATCAACCCAAAAATATCAACCAGGTTCAGGTGGAAGAGGTTGACGGTGTTGCCGGCCTGAATCCAGAGGGGGAAGATGCTACCGGTAAGATTACCGATCCCCGCTTTGCCAGTCTACTCAATCGGCAAGATGTCGAGACCGTGCTTCGACAGCGCCAAACTCCGGCTCAGGTCGCGGCCAATCCGAATGGTCTATCCGCGAATGGCGGTGAGAAGGTCGCTGAGACCATGCTCAATGCAACAACCGGTGATAATGAGGCCACTGTGGAAATGGCACCCGCCAAGACGAATGTTGCCGTAGACGCGCTATTGCAGCGTGCTGCCGGTGACGCGACCCCACAGACAGACTCTCACCAGGCGGTGGCACATACGGCCCAGCAACAGGCTCCTTCAGCGACATCGTCCACATTTGCCCCAGGGCAGCGCCCAGCAGTGAATGTGCCGGACAGTCATATTGTGAATCAGACCGTTGAGCACCTGTCGATTCATGCTCGCGGTGAAAGCAGCAGCGTTACAGTGAGATTGCATCCTGAAGAACTCGGCGAGCTGCAGTTGCGCATGGTCATGGAAGGCGATCAGCTTAAGGTTCATCTTCATGCCCAGAGTCAGCAGGTTCAGGACGTTCTTGAGCGCAACTTTCCGCGGCTTCGCGATGCTCTGCAGGACCAGGGGGTGACCGTTGAAGACTTTCAGGTCAGTGTCGATTCAGGCGGCGCTCAGCAACAACAATCGTTTAGTCAGCAAGGCCACAACAGTGGCCAAGGCCCCGTTGCCGTCACCATGGATGCGGATATGATGGCTCAGGTTGCCGAAGTCGTGCCTGGAGCGGCCATCGACTCCAGCCCAGGAATTAGTGTGCGGATTTGA
- a CDS encoding flagellar hook assembly protein FlgD — translation MAEVGSTNSTSSSNAQLSSALSTGANAMGKEDFLTLMVEQLKNQDPMNPSDATEFTAQLAQFSSLEQLFNVNDNLESMGNTSAEVQRLSALALIGTDVVTASSEFEYSGGEVLFGYELDAPATEGSLYIRNQDGSTVATYSLTDLDTGRHYLGWDGTDDNGKPLPDGKYTLGISAFDGDDAVASTAMIRSRVVGVDLVEGADVLVTTSGEFSLGEVESVRGI, via the coding sequence ATGGCAGAAGTTGGTAGTACAAATTCAACATCCTCATCCAATGCCCAGCTCAGCTCGGCATTGTCGACAGGAGCCAATGCCATGGGGAAAGAAGACTTTCTGACCCTGATGGTGGAGCAACTGAAAAACCAGGATCCGATGAATCCGTCGGATGCCACAGAGTTTACCGCCCAGTTGGCGCAGTTTAGTTCGTTGGAACAGTTGTTCAACGTTAATGACAATCTCGAGAGTATGGGCAATACCTCCGCCGAGGTGCAACGCCTGTCTGCTTTGGCTCTGATCGGTACCGATGTGGTGACTGCGTCTTCAGAATTTGAATATTCCGGAGGTGAGGTTTTGTTCGGTTACGAACTAGATGCTCCGGCGACGGAAGGTAGCTTGTATATTCGCAACCAAGACGGAAGTACTGTCGCAACCTATTCATTGACTGATCTGGATACTGGTCGTCATTACCTTGGTTGGGATGGGACTGATGATAATGGTAAACCTCTGCCCGATGGCAAATACACGCTGGGAATTTCGGCCTTTGATGGTGACGATGCCGTGGCATCAACAGCCATGATTCGCAGCCGCGTTGTCGGGGTCGACCTAGTCGAAGGAGCGGATGTTTTGGTAACTACCTCCGGTGAATTCAGCTTGGGGGAAGTGGAAAGTGTCCGCGGGATTTGA
- a CDS encoding flagellar hook protein FlgE: MGIQSSLFSGVSGLNANGNALTVLGNNIANSNTIGFKASRTIFSDLLSAEVAGSGGASQVGRGAGLSTVDNIFSQGTFETTESNTDLAIEGPGFFMVSSPTDATTYFTRAGAFNFDETGTLVNPEGYAVQGYYLNNDGETVGDITDLQIETRSFSPANPTSQISLATNLNANSTYLGTPGDGVSPFDITDPADTSNYASSVRIFDSLGREHLVTTYFNKLDPDGNPSGVMQWESHTVVSGADVQDPVVDEFVEVGRSILSFDTGGRLVNVLDIGGTIASGPSTDAARVYDANGDLYESSVASYPLTTDVDVVEPQPTMSTVAGGLSWVNEAEPTQQVAITFGATQYSSESDVISQTQDGYSTGTLVSLTVDNDGNILGNYSNGEPRKLARIALAKFSNPVGLAKAGNNLYGATDDSGSAIVGTVGSGVGKIFTNSLEMSNVDLAQEFVKMITTQRGFQANSKIITTTDELLGELINLKR; the protein is encoded by the coding sequence ATGGGGATTCAAAGTTCTTTATTCAGTGGTGTTAGCGGTCTTAATGCAAATGGTAATGCCCTTACAGTGCTGGGGAATAATATCGCTAACAGCAATACCATTGGCTTTAAAGCCAGCCGCACGATTTTTTCTGATTTACTGTCGGCAGAAGTTGCTGGCTCTGGTGGTGCTTCTCAGGTCGGGCGTGGTGCGGGCTTGTCAACGGTCGACAACATTTTTAGTCAGGGGACTTTCGAGACAACGGAATCCAATACTGACCTCGCCATTGAAGGGCCTGGATTTTTTATGGTCAGCAGTCCTACCGATGCAACGACCTATTTTACCCGTGCCGGTGCATTCAACTTTGACGAAACCGGAACGCTGGTTAATCCTGAAGGCTATGCTGTTCAAGGCTATTATCTTAATAATGATGGTGAGACGGTTGGCGATATTACCGATCTTCAGATTGAGACCCGTTCTTTTTCTCCAGCCAACCCAACATCTCAAATTTCCTTGGCGACCAATCTTAATGCCAATTCGACCTATCTGGGCACGCCTGGTGATGGCGTGTCACCGTTTGATATCACTGATCCGGCTGATACGAGTAACTATGCATCTTCAGTACGCATTTTTGATTCTCTAGGGCGTGAGCATTTGGTGACGACCTATTTCAATAAGCTGGATCCAGACGGAAATCCGAGTGGGGTCATGCAGTGGGAATCACATACTGTGGTCTCAGGGGCTGATGTCCAGGATCCCGTTGTGGATGAATTTGTTGAGGTCGGGCGCAGTATCCTGTCTTTTGATACCGGAGGTCGTCTTGTTAACGTGTTGGATATTGGCGGTACAATTGCAAGCGGCCCCTCTACTGATGCGGCCCGTGTCTATGATGCAAATGGCGACCTTTACGAAAGCAGTGTAGCAAGTTATCCGCTGACGACAGATGTTGACGTAGTTGAGCCGCAGCCGACAATGAGTACTGTTGCTGGTGGGTTGAGCTGGGTCAATGAAGCAGAGCCGACGCAGCAGGTAGCTATCACTTTTGGAGCAACCCAGTACTCCAGTGAGTCTGATGTTATCTCTCAAACCCAGGACGGTTACTCTACGGGAACTCTTGTCAGCCTGACGGTAGATAACGATGGTAATATTCTGGGCAATTACTCAAATGGTGAACCACGTAAACTAGCCCGGATTGCTTTGGCTAAATTTTCCAACCCGGTTGGCTTAGCCAAAGCCGGTAACAATCTCTATGGTGCCACGGATGATTCCGGTTCGGCCATCGTCGGTACGGTTGGTTCCGGTGTCGGTAAGATTTTTACCAACTCACTGGAGATGTCCAATGTCGACTTGGCGCAGGAATTTGTTAAAATGATTACTACCCAGCGTGGTTTTCAGGCCAATTCCAAGATTATTACAACGACGGACGAATTGCTCGGCGAGCTGATTAACTTGAAGCGTTAA
- a CDS encoding motility protein A — MDISTILGAVAAFGLMIAAMMNGGSILLFIDPASIMIVAGGTIGSTLIHYPFKEVFRAVSVAKKTLFHKDQAPGEIISQLIEYAGKARKEGILSLQSVMSKVEDPFFLKGLQMAVDGQEPEALRDMMERELEYVQERHEAGAEIFTTMAAYAPAMGMIGTLIGLVQMLQTMDDPSSIGPAMAVALLTTFYGAVAANVIFTPMSGKLKHRSASEMLCKTLISEGMNSILAGENPRVMEQRLHAFVAPNLRESNFKK, encoded by the coding sequence ATGGATATTTCAACAATACTAGGTGCTGTTGCCGCATTCGGCCTGATGATTGCGGCGATGATGAACGGTGGTTCCATTCTGCTGTTTATTGATCCGGCGTCAATTATGATCGTTGCTGGAGGAACCATTGGATCGACTCTGATCCACTATCCGTTCAAAGAGGTTTTTCGAGCCGTTTCCGTGGCCAAAAAGACGTTGTTTCATAAAGACCAGGCCCCTGGGGAAATTATCTCTCAGCTGATTGAGTATGCCGGCAAGGCGCGTAAGGAGGGGATTCTTTCCCTGCAATCGGTGATGTCCAAAGTTGAGGATCCTTTTTTTCTCAAAGGTTTGCAGATGGCGGTTGATGGCCAGGAGCCGGAAGCCTTGCGCGACATGATGGAGCGCGAGCTGGAATATGTTCAGGAACGTCATGAAGCCGGCGCTGAGATTTTTACCACCATGGCCGCCTATGCTCCGGCCATGGGTATGATTGGTACGCTGATCGGGCTGGTGCAGATGCTGCAGACCATGGACGATCCCTCCTCCATTGGACCGGCCATGGCTGTCGCTTTGTTGACCACGTTTTATGGTGCGGTTGCCGCCAATGTTATTTTTACGCCGATGTCGGGCAAGCTGAAGCACCGCTCAGCGTCAGAGATGTTATGCAAAACACTGATTTCTGAGGGGATGAACTCTATTCTGGCCGGTGAAAATCCCCGGGTGATGGAGCAACGCCTGCACGCATTTGTGGCACCGAATCTGCGTGAAAGCAATTTTAAAAAATAA
- a CDS encoding flagellar motor protein MotB, with product MAKKPKKQSGGAPEWMVTYSDMVTLLLTFFVLLLSMANMDQIKFSQAAGSLKGAFGVFGGKDRKEISPPSLVEIAPVHDDLVQRLYTRIMTQMNRLRMDPSIKVVKDRGAVILQINDSILFAPGSSTLKPAAFPVLTKVAELIRPLPLSARIEGHTDDIPFGRSDMSNWDLSVARSVSVLKYFQKNDLLPLNRMSAVGYGAEKPLVPNDSPENRAKNRRVEFVLESLGDYREELPYLIDANEQLPF from the coding sequence TTGGCCAAGAAACCAAAAAAGCAATCAGGTGGTGCCCCGGAATGGATGGTTACCTACAGCGATATGGTCACTTTGCTGCTGACCTTTTTCGTCCTGTTATTGTCCATGGCCAACATGGATCAGATTAAATTCAGTCAGGCCGCCGGTTCCCTCAAGGGGGCGTTTGGTGTCTTCGGTGGTAAAGACCGTAAGGAGATCTCTCCGCCGTCGCTGGTGGAAATAGCGCCGGTCCATGACGATCTTGTTCAGCGTCTCTATACCCGGATCATGACACAGATGAACCGTTTGCGCATGGACCCTTCGATCAAGGTGGTCAAAGACCGTGGCGCGGTTATCCTGCAAATTAACGATTCCATCCTGTTTGCCCCGGGGTCATCGACCTTGAAGCCTGCGGCATTCCCGGTTCTGACCAAGGTGGCCGAATTGATTCGTCCGTTGCCGTTGTCGGCACGTATCGAAGGCCATACCGATGATATTCCATTTGGCCGTTCGGATATGAGTAACTGGGATCTGTCAGTGGCCCGTTCCGTTTCGGTTTTGAAGTATTTCCAGAAAAACGATTTGTTGCCGCTCAATCGCATGTCCGCTGTCGGTTATGGTGCGGAAAAGCCTCTGGTGCCCAACGATTCACCGGAGAACCGGGCGAAAAACCGGCGGGTCGAGTTTGTTCTGGAAAGTCTGGGGGATTATCGTGAGGAACTGCCTTATCTGATTGATGCCAATGAGCAGTTGCCTTTTTAA
- a CDS encoding flagellar basal body-associated FliL family protein, with protein MADEEKQEKGGKSKMMLFVIIGVVVLLIAVGVAAYLLGSRSAQQAPAGESAEVEDTSKAEGVGPMVDITDFIINILDKNETRYLKAAITLELENEETVAEVNERMPQIRDSILLLIGNKTFAELNDLQGKLQLRAEIIVRLNKLLKKGKVKGIYFTEFVVQ; from the coding sequence ATGGCTGATGAGGAAAAGCAGGAAAAAGGCGGAAAAAGCAAGATGATGTTATTCGTCATCATCGGCGTTGTGGTTTTGCTGATTGCTGTGGGGGTTGCCGCTTATCTGCTTGGTTCGCGTTCTGCGCAACAGGCTCCTGCCGGTGAATCCGCCGAGGTGGAAGATACCTCAAAGGCCGAGGGGGTTGGGCCGATGGTGGATATTACCGATTTTATTATCAATATCCTGGATAAAAACGAGACCCGTTACCTCAAGGCGGCCATCACCCTGGAGCTTGAAAACGAAGAAACCGTGGCCGAGGTCAATGAGCGCATGCCACAGATTCGCGATTCCATCCTGCTGTTGATCGGAAACAAGACCTTTGCCGAGCTCAATGATTTACAGGGGAAACTGCAATTACGGGCGGAGATTATTGTTCGCCTGAACAAATTGTTAAAAAAAGGGAAAGTCAAAGGGATCTATTTCACCGAATTTGTTGTCCAATAG
- the fliM gene encoding flagellar motor switch protein FliM has translation MERILSKDEIAELLSAVKDGTLDAELESSDEDYSPEPRAVSSFSLVQSKGQATMRLANFDILLDGFARNLSFSLSNRLQRAVSVLRESISSMEYETLIHECSNHELYGILSLDPLKKNGLLIFDSSISFAQVEILLGGVAEHSGDLPQRGMTTIETNILKEVIRESCLELNKAFSPIEALESDLVRVENNPRLVTIVPADTEMMVAAFRVKINEISGLLRLAIPYSSLDPIREKLKSELGASGPGGQWRSHLAHEVEDMEVAVSAQLAKITLNVREILDLRVGDILQLDCSVDQPVSVMVEGRGKFSGLAGLRDGKKAVRVLQRSQRRR, from the coding sequence TTGGAGCGAATTCTCTCCAAAGATGAAATTGCCGAGCTGTTATCGGCGGTCAAGGACGGGACGCTTGATGCGGAGCTGGAGAGCAGTGACGAGGATTATTCTCCCGAACCACGCGCCGTTTCCAGTTTCAGTCTGGTACAGAGCAAGGGCCAGGCAACCATGCGCCTGGCCAACTTCGATATTTTGCTGGATGGTTTTGCCCGCAATCTGTCCTTCTCTCTGTCCAATCGCTTGCAGCGTGCCGTTAGTGTCCTCAGGGAAAGCATCTCCTCCATGGAGTATGAGACCCTAATTCACGAATGCAGTAACCATGAGCTTTACGGCATTCTCAGCCTCGATCCGTTGAAGAAAAACGGTCTGCTGATTTTTGATTCCAGCATTTCGTTTGCCCAGGTTGAGATTTTGCTTGGCGGCGTTGCCGAGCATTCCGGCGATTTGCCGCAACGGGGCATGACGACGATTGAGACCAATATCCTCAAAGAGGTTATTCGCGAAAGCTGCCTGGAGCTTAACAAGGCTTTTTCTCCCATTGAAGCCCTTGAATCCGACCTGGTTCGGGTGGAAAACAATCCACGTCTGGTCACGATTGTTCCAGCGGACACCGAAATGATGGTGGCGGCCTTTCGGGTCAAAATCAATGAAATAAGCGGTCTGTTGCGGCTGGCGATTCCCTATTCCTCGCTCGATCCAATCCGCGAAAAACTCAAAAGTGAATTGGGTGCCAGTGGCCCAGGTGGACAGTGGCGTAGCCATCTGGCTCATGAAGTTGAAGATATGGAAGTTGCCGTGTCCGCTCAGTTGGCGAAAATCACCCTGAATGTACGCGAAATCCTTGATTTACGCGTTGGCGATATCTTGCAACTCGATTGTTCCGTGGATCAGCCTGTTTCGGTGATGGTTGAAGGCAGAGGGAAGTTTTCCGGTTTGGCGGGACTTCGTGATGGTAAAAAAGCAGTACGCGTTTTACAACGTTCACAGAGGAGGAGATAA
- the fliN gene encoding flagellar motor switch protein FliN, whose amino-acid sequence MEETEATPAPAPETTESHDEDLKNLELLLDIPLDVSVEVGRTKILVRELLQMDEGYVIELGKNANEPLDVYVNSRLIARGEVVLVDDKLGLRLTDVISPAERIEKLA is encoded by the coding sequence ATGGAAGAAACCGAAGCGACACCTGCTCCGGCTCCGGAAACGACAGAGAGTCACGATGAGGACCTGAAGAATCTGGAACTGTTGCTGGATATCCCTCTGGATGTGTCGGTTGAAGTTGGTCGGACGAAAATTCTGGTTCGCGAATTGCTGCAGATGGATGAGGGCTATGTCATTGAGCTGGGTAAAAATGCCAATGAACCCCTTGATGTGTACGTGAATTCCCGTCTCATTGCCCGCGGTGAAGTGGTGCTGGTGGATGACAAGTTGGGACTGCGTTTGACCGATGTGATCAGTCCGGCTGAGCGGATCGAAAAACTGGCTTGA
- the fliO gene encoding flagellar biosynthetic protein FliO, protein MIVRAFVAVLLIVAWSGSVWAATGQDLELVPMGLKVLASLAIVLGLVLFLYAVLKRANLVPGAKGGEIKVVEIRHLAPKKTLYLVAVKDRTLLIGTTSERMETLAQWPSRPAEDFAEVLAETEQGVAGEDV, encoded by the coding sequence ATGATTGTGAGAGCGTTTGTAGCCGTTTTACTGATTGTTGCCTGGTCCGGGTCCGTCTGGGCCGCCACTGGGCAGGATCTCGAACTTGTGCCGATGGGGCTTAAAGTCCTGGCTTCTCTGGCGATTGTGCTAGGGTTGGTGCTGTTTCTTTACGCAGTGCTGAAGCGGGCAAACCTGGTTCCCGGAGCTAAGGGCGGCGAGATTAAAGTGGTTGAGATCCGTCATCTGGCACCGAAGAAGACCCTCTATCTGGTTGCGGTCAAAGACCGAACACTGCTGATTGGAACGACGAGCGAGCGTATGGAAACCCTGGCGCAATGGCCCTCTCGCCCCGCAGAAGACTTCGCCGAAGTGCTCGCCGAAACAGAACAGGGTGTGGCCGGAGAAGACGTATGA
- the fliP gene encoding flagellar type III secretion system pore protein FliP (The bacterial flagellar biogenesis protein FliP forms a type III secretion system (T3SS)-type pore required for flagellar assembly.): MNILRLGGALCLILLPVTGWAIDLPTITLGVENAATPNEVSMAVQILLVLTILSVAPAILLMTTAFVRVVVVLSFIRQAMGTQQMPPNQVIVGLSLFLTFFIMAPVYSVVNERAVQPYLAGEIDQTQALTEAVNPVRDFMYSQTREKDLALLVDIAGDDRPDSIDDVPTTTLIPAFMLSELNRAFQIGFMVYVPFLVIDMVVASVLMSMGMMMLPPPIISLPFKLLLFVLVDGWGLVVGSLVKSFS; the protein is encoded by the coding sequence ATGAATATACTGCGTCTGGGGGGTGCCCTCTGTCTGATTCTTTTGCCGGTCACCGGCTGGGCAATTGACCTGCCGACCATCACTCTCGGCGTGGAAAATGCCGCGACGCCCAACGAAGTGTCGATGGCAGTGCAGATTCTGCTGGTTCTGACGATTCTGTCGGTGGCACCGGCGATTTTGCTGATGACGACGGCGTTTGTTCGCGTGGTCGTGGTGTTGTCGTTTATCCGTCAAGCCATGGGCACCCAACAGATGCCGCCTAACCAGGTGATCGTTGGGTTATCGTTGTTTCTGACCTTTTTTATCATGGCTCCGGTCTATAGCGTGGTCAATGAACGGGCCGTACAGCCCTATCTGGCCGGGGAAATTGACCAAACTCAGGCGTTGACGGAAGCCGTCAACCCGGTGCGGGATTTTATGTATTCCCAGACGCGCGAAAAAGACCTGGCCTTGTTAGTCGATATCGCCGGTGATGATCGGCCGGATAGCATTGATGATGTGCCGACGACAACCTTGATTCCGGCGTTTATGCTCTCGGAGCTCAATCGGGCTTTTCAGATCGGTTTTATGGTTTATGTGCCGTTTCTGGTCATCGATATGGTGGTTGCCTCGGTGTTGATGTCCATGGGGATGATGATGTTGCCGCCGCCGATCATTTCGTTGCCGTTCAAGCTGTTGCTGTTTGTTCTTGTTGACGGCTGGGGGCTGGTTGTTGGCTCGCTGGTCAAAAGTTTTTCCTGA
- the fliQ gene encoding flagellar biosynthesis protein FliQ — translation MTPEFVIDLGRNAVKTVLLISSPMLLSGLIIGLLVSIFQAATQINEQTMTFIPKIVAVLVSLILFAPWIIRLMLSFTENVFNGITLLGG, via the coding sequence ATGACACCTGAATTCGTCATTGATCTGGGTCGCAATGCGGTGAAAACCGTGTTGTTGATTTCGTCTCCAATGCTGTTGTCCGGTTTGATCATCGGTCTGCTGGTAAGTATTTTTCAGGCCGCCACCCAGATCAATGAACAGACCATGACCTTTATTCCGAAAATTGTCGCCGTCCTGGTGTCGCTGATTCTGTTTGCGCCGTGGATTATCCGGCTGATGTTATCCTTTACCGAAAACGTTTTTAACGGCATCACTTTGCTCGGGGGATAG
- the fliR gene encoding flagellar biosynthetic protein FliR: MELLLFPVDKLQLALICLARVAAILGSMPVFGSGQVPARAKVILALFMTFLIFPGVEPLLPSYSFEPLPLMLLIANEAMLGIMMGFIARLIFTAVEFGGTIVGYQMGFAAANVYDPQNQRQVSLVSQFQNVFAILVFLALDVHHLFIEAMVDSYRQLPPGLLDFSSEAVPFIMELTGHMFVLAIRFSAPILAVLLLSGLVLGILARVFPQLNVFLLSFPINIGMAFIIIGLTMNMVVAMLNREFFALPETFAQLLYYLKN, from the coding sequence GTGGAGCTGCTGTTATTCCCCGTTGATAAATTGCAGCTGGCGTTGATCTGTCTGGCGCGAGTTGCTGCAATTCTCGGCAGTATGCCGGTGTTTGGTAGTGGTCAGGTGCCTGCTCGGGCCAAAGTGATTCTGGCCCTGTTCATGACGTTTCTGATCTTTCCCGGTGTCGAACCTCTGCTGCCCTCGTACTCCTTTGAACCGCTGCCGTTAATGCTGCTGATCGCCAATGAAGCGATGTTGGGCATTATGATGGGCTTTATTGCCCGACTGATTTTTACCGCGGTCGAGTTTGGCGGTACCATTGTCGGTTATCAGATGGGGTTTGCGGCCGCCAACGTCTACGATCCGCAAAATCAGCGTCAGGTGTCTTTGGTTTCGCAGTTTCAGAATGTTTTTGCCATTCTGGTGTTTCTGGCCCTGGATGTGCATCATCTGTTTATTGAAGCCATGGTCGATTCCTATCGCCAATTGCCGCCCGGACTGCTTGATTTTTCGTCCGAGGCGGTGCCGTTCATCATGGAGTTGACCGGGCACATGTTTGTTCTGGCCATCCGTTTCAGTGCTCCGATTCTGGCCGTACTGTTGTTGTCGGGGCTGGTATTGGGCATTCTGGCGCGAGTGTTTCCCCAATTGAATGTCTTTTTGTTGTCGTTTCCCATCAATATCGGCATGGCGTTTATTATTATCGGTCTGACCATGAACATGGTCGTGGCCATGTTGAACCGGGAGTTCTTTGCACTTCCGGAAACATTCGCTCAATTGTTGTATTACCTGAAGAATTAA